The following are from one region of the Anaeropeptidivorans aminofermentans genome:
- a CDS encoding response regulator transcription factor has product MLQINKNILVVDDEPKIAEAVSSFLESKGYSVFSAENGSQALDIFDKEKIAFVILDLMMPDISGEEVCRIIRKKSRVPIIMLTAKSDETNLLEGLGLGADDYMTKPFSLKELHARIEAILRRSKEDLTPLSLRNSWNDGDLSIDFQKNIIKKKNEPVNLTPNEFKILSLLIKYPGKVFTRSELIEAALGSDFYGYDRTIDSHIKNLRQKLEDDPRSPIYIITVHGLGYKFGGE; this is encoded by the coding sequence ATGCTTCAGATAAATAAAAACATTCTAGTAGTAGATGATGAACCTAAAATTGCAGAGGCTGTTTCCTCGTTCTTAGAGAGTAAGGGATATTCTGTTTTTTCTGCGGAAAACGGCAGTCAGGCATTGGATATTTTTGATAAGGAGAAGATTGCCTTTGTAATTTTAGACCTTATGATGCCGGATATTTCGGGCGAAGAGGTATGCCGCATTATAAGAAAAAAATCCCGCGTTCCTATTATAATGCTTACGGCAAAATCAGATGAAACCAATTTATTAGAAGGGCTTGGGCTGGGCGCAGATGACTATATGACCAAGCCCTTTAGCCTTAAGGAACTGCACGCAAGAATTGAAGCTATCCTTAGAAGGTCAAAAGAAGACCTTACCCCTCTATCCTTAAGGAATTCATGGAATGACGGAGATTTATCCATTGACTTTCAGAAGAATATAATTAAGAAGAAAAACGAGCCTGTTAATCTTACCCCCAATGAATTTAAAATACTGTCTTTGCTTATTAAATATCCCGGTAAGGTCTTTACCCGTTCGGAACTTATCGAAGCCGCTTTGGGAAGTGATTTTTACGGCTATGACAGAACCATTGACAGCCATATTAAAAACCTTCGGCAGAAGCTGGAAGACGACCCTCGTTCACCGATTTATATTATTACGGTTCACGGATTAGGGTATAAATTCGGAGGTGAATAA
- a CDS encoding sensor histidine kinase: MRKLRTQISAIIMLMVFFTVAAISFLSNIIINREFEKYIANKQTERANELVSDFKNQYNSLTDKWNVEYIHGAGMYALYDGYIIKVYDKKGLAVWDAGNHDMAICTQIMKDITSRMEARRPEIGGKFISYDYELSMNGQKIGIVTISYYGPYFLSESDFNFLDTLNFILIAIGAVSLVAALIISGILARRMARPIAKTAQIAKQISEGNYAIRFEGKIKTKEIDELTDAINCLAEGLAKQESLRKRLTADVAHELRTPLAALSSYLEAMIEGVWEPTIERLRGCYEETARLSGLVSDLESLAKTESENLILNKTEIDLMDIVRFSCNNFELEMKKKNLSLSIEGNPVSVYADKDRLNQVMTNIISNALKYTYEGGNINIKVEDEEETAILIIEDDGIGIAEHELALIFERFYRTDESRNRKTGGAGIGLAIVKSIITAHGGTITAEKRHEGGSRFIIKLPKDSHYTRGR; encoded by the coding sequence ATGAGAAAGCTCCGAACCCAGATATCGGCAATCATTATGCTGATGGTATTTTTTACTGTAGCGGCTATCAGCTTTCTGTCAAATATTATCATTAACAGGGAATTTGAAAAATATATTGCTAACAAGCAGACCGAAAGAGCAAATGAACTGGTGTCGGATTTTAAAAATCAGTATAACAGCCTTACGGATAAGTGGAATGTTGAATATATTCACGGGGCAGGCATGTATGCTTTGTATGACGGATATATTATCAAAGTCTATGACAAAAAGGGCCTAGCCGTATGGGACGCAGGAAACCATGATATGGCCATCTGCACCCAGATTATGAAGGATATCACCTCCCGAATGGAAGCAAGGCGGCCTGAAATCGGCGGAAAGTTTATTTCCTATGATTATGAGCTTTCTATGAATGGGCAGAAAATAGGCATTGTGACCATAAGCTATTACGGCCCCTATTTTTTGAGCGAAAGTGATTTTAATTTTCTCGATACATTAAATTTTATCCTTATTGCCATAGGCGCAGTATCCCTAGTTGCCGCTTTAATCATAAGCGGTATTTTAGCCCGCCGCATGGCAAGACCCATTGCGAAAACTGCCCAGATAGCAAAGCAGATCTCCGAGGGCAATTATGCCATTCGCTTTGAAGGAAAAATAAAGACAAAAGAAATAGACGAACTTACAGATGCCATCAACTGCCTTGCAGAGGGGCTTGCCAAACAGGAAAGCCTGCGGAAGCGATTAACGGCAGATGTTGCCCATGAGCTGCGCACGCCCCTTGCCGCCCTTAGTTCTTATTTAGAGGCAATGATAGAAGGGGTATGGGAACCAACCATAGAAAGGCTTAGAGGCTGCTATGAGGAAACAGCGCGGCTTTCGGGGCTTGTATCTGACTTGGAAAGCCTTGCTAAAACCGAAAGCGAAAATTTAATACTGAATAAAACAGAAATTGATTTAATGGATATTGTTCGTTTCAGCTGCAATAATTTTGAACTGGAAATGAAGAAAAAAAATCTTTCCCTTTCCATAGAGGGTAATCCGGTATCTGTTTATGCCGATAAGGACAGATTAAACCAGGTCATGACAAATATTATCTCAAATGCCCTTAAATATACTTATGAAGGCGGAAATATTAATATTAAAGTAGAAGATGAAGAAGAAACGGCTATCCTAATCATTGAAGATGACGGAATAGGCATCGCAGAGCATGAGCTTGCGTTAATTTTTGAACGGTTTTACCGTACAGACGAATCGAGAAATCGAAAAACAGGCGGCGCCGGCATCGGCCTTGCAATTGTAAAATCCATTATTACGGCGCACGGCGGAACGATTACAGCGGAAAAGCGTCATGAAGGCGGAAGCCGGTTTATAATAAAGCTTCCCAAGGATAGTCACTATACAAGAGGAAGATAA